Proteins found in one Cardiocondyla obscurior isolate alpha-2009 linkage group LG03, Cobs3.1, whole genome shotgun sequence genomic segment:
- the Mbc gene encoding dedicator of cytokinesis protein 1 isoform X5: protein MTWKRIDERAGVAIDNFVYPIPAICLTVGEPVDISAECGDWYYGRSKLKGTYGIFPKSYIHILQKSTITDNLVQEITNVLREWGHYWKHLYVTHSEHFRSMQQQILDAIGFRSKILSGTLTVDELKDMKKLATAKIDTGNQLLGLDMVVRDEHGNIFNPLETSTIQLYYHHKTAAERIRKAYNDTKKKPYKPQVPVYSHIFFVSVRNFVCKMAEDVELLLTLYDGREMKAITENYVVFWSKEGLAKDIDQLHNLRVLFTDLGSRDLTRDKVYLACYVIRIGGMEAKEPDHRRSSVTQANQGKSKNTENMRRPFGVAAMDITLFITGKLEGDVEQHHFIPFVQCCEKDSLDGTLRRIIAQKETNIQKHVNGNIANVTGGQGLWTSLKLLRGDPKQVRDENPHLVLGNVAIARKMGFPEVILPGDVRNDLYLTLISGEFSKGSKSTDKNVEVTVKVCNEHGISIPGVMTLGGGASPIDEYRSVIYYHEDKPRWCETFKIAIPIEEFKQAHLKFTFKHRSSNEAKDKSEKPFALSYVRLMQRNGTTLQDVQHELLVYKLEQKKYEESDISYFKLPSTRGELAELNVEKKPSLGSLTLSSKDSFLIATNICSTKLTQNVDLLGLLNWASHNTGLKESLAALMKVDGEEIVKFLQDVLDALFNILMSNSDSDVYDDVVFECLLYIIGLVSDRKYQHFQPVLDLYISESFSATLAYKKLIAVLRKRIDNVSNGDSQERDLLLKTMKNLQYCMRFIVESRLLFTELNQDEEEFSQTLTDLLRSIVNLMSHETDGTLLVQGACLKYLPTTIPHLLRVYSGKQLSTILTDLLVTLPTGRLTKQKMMTVNDIVHSPVFLNVDCRAILLPRITILVRDLLEAKEEGLSSTPGKSVAKVARLLGENRHRLNQHRGYSEEVELCVKILSDILELTFRKDVGNTVSDVKEIMLTALRTIIQTVISMDRENPLVGNLVSVMLAIFRQMTQHHYEVYINHFGTKIDLLDFLMEILLVFKDLVSRSVFPGDWCEMIMLQNNIILNSLRYFSATIRDYFFTEFEHQAWSNFFHCAIAFLTQPALQLETFTSAKRNRIINRYKDMRRATVFEIRSMWFNLGQHKILFVPTLVGAVLEMALIPDTELRKATIPIFFDMMQCEYYSSRIVEGYGDTKRDPAHIKANFTEYENEMIAKLDILVEGGRGDEQFRMLWSDVMSSLCEKHSTMREQGLRFVDTIARLMERLLQYRDIIHAESQEHRMLCTVNLLEFYSEINRKEMYIRYVNKLCELHLECDNYTEAAYSLKLHSQLLAWSDQPLSPLLISHRYPLCQTHRELKEALYNDIIDYFDKGRMWECALAVCKELVSQYEEETFDYLQLSVLLRRMAKFYDCIVKQLRPEPEYFRVAYYGKGHPAFLQNKVFVYRGKEYERLSDFCTRTLNQLPNAEQMNKLSPPTTEMLESYHQYVQINKVEPLMDEKRHRLSGKPVTAEAVLRYHRVNDVQRFRFSRPAPRKEIATYNEKEKEINTNANISNEFASLWLERTVLVTSYPLPGILRWFPVTSSETYLVSPLRNAIETMEATNTALRDLIIANKSDPSLPLNPLSMKLNGILDPAVMGGVDNYEKAFLNAEYRDNHPEESSDLLKLEGLIAEQIPLLSVGLQLHKTRAPIELAPFHQRLEQCFTSMRTQVEAKYGKRTCDLQIESLTQTVTMRRPPTSRGDNYCVSESNMNNSENNSMRSHILSTASLQKALGNPNIQGTYKKKKDAKRRSSRKSNSATITKIDQPTSQWYTTTEISHSSIQQTASSVTSLSNLHSAHVFELRQELTPKRPLRSEAEKERRMSNRWSGQSHYLRSISNGLESSSLGKGNRDSVGTTDSTASEDDPPPPLPIKMREADYCNLPEELSTDRCTVTLNNLNKSSGQLKNKLPTPTDNDVDGHSKPPTPPPKPKRSTHNLNKNILASNNDTLSVEESATI from the exons atgACATGGAAGCGAATCGACGAACGTGCGGGCGTAG ccattgataattttgtatacCCAATCCCAGCAATATGCTTAACGGTTGGAGAACCTGTAGACATATCTGCAGAATGTGGAGATTGGTATTATGGACGTAGCAAGCTTAAGGGCACATATGGAATTTTTCCAAAGTCATATATACATATCCTACAAAAATCAACAATTACAGATAATTTAGTGCAAGAGATTACTAATGTTTTAAGAGAATGGGGGCATTACTGGAAACATTTATATGTG acaCACTCCGAGCACTTCAGGTCAATGCAGCAACAAATTCTAGATGCAATTGGATTCAGAAGCAAGATTTTAAGTGGAACTTTAACAGTAGACGAATTAAAAGACATGAAAAAATTGGCAACAGCAAAAATAGACACAGGAAATCAATTACTGGGCTTGGATATGGTAGTTCGAGATGAGCatggaaatattttcaatcCATTAGAGACCAGCACTATACAGTTATATTATCATCATAAAACTGCTGCagaaagaataagaaaagCTTACAATGACACCAAGAAAAAACCCTATAAGCCACAAGTACCTGTATACTCACATATCTTCTTTGTCAGTGTGAGAAATTTTGTATGTAAAATGGCAGAGGATGTAGAACTTTTGTTGACTTTATACGACGGCAGAGAGATGAAAGCTATTACAGAGAACTATGTGGTATTTTGGAGCAAAGAGGGACTTGCAAAGGACATTGATCAGTTGCACAATCTTAGAGTATTATTCACGGATCTTGGTTCCAGAGATTTGACAAGAGACAAAGTTTATTTGGCCTGTTATGTAATTAGAATAGGTGGTATGGAAGCCAAAGAACCAGATCATCGTCGGTCGAGTGTTACACAAGCTAATCAAGGCAAATCTAAAAACACAGAAAATATGAGAAGACCATTTGGAGTAGCCGCGATGGATATTACCTTATTTATTACTGGCAAACTTGAAGGTGATGTTGAGCAACATCATTTTATACCTTTTGTACA ATGTTGTGAGAAAGATAGTCTTGATGGCACGTTACGTAGGATTATTgcacagaaagaaacaaatatcCAGAAACACGTCAATGGTAATATTGCTAATGTCACAGGTGGGCAAGGATTATGGACTAGCTTAAAATTATTGAGGGGCGATCCAAaacaa gtACGTGATGAAAATCCACATTTGGTACTCGGTAATGTTGCTATCGCGCGTAAAATGGGATTTCCAGAAGTTATTTTGCCCGGTGACGTACGCAATGATTTGTATTTGACTTTAATTAGTGGTGAATTTAGCAAAGGCTCCAAATCTACAGATAAAAATGTAGAAGTAACG gtCAAAGTATGTAACGAACATGGTATATCAATCCCTGGAGTTATGACATTAGGTGGTGGTGCATCTCCAATTGACGAATACCGTAGCGTAATTTATTATCACGAAGACAAGCCTAGATGGTGCGAAACATTTAAGATTGCCATACCTATAGAAGAATTTAAACAAGCCCACTTAAAGTTTACGTTTAAGCATCGCAGTTCTAACGAAGCAAAAGATAAGTCTGAAAAGCCATTCGCTTTAAGTTATGTTCGATTAATGCAACGCAATGGAACGACTTTACAAGACGTACAGCACGAATTATTGGTTTACAAATTAGAACAGAAGAAATACGAGGAGAGCGATATCTCTTATTTCAAATTACCATCAACGCGTGGAGAATTG gCTGAATtaaatgtggaaaaaaaaCCAAGCTTAGGATCGTTAACATTAAGCAGTAAAGATAGCTTTTTAATAGCAACCAATATTTGCTCAACTAAATTAACCCAAAATGTAGACTTATTAGGGTTACTAAATTGGGCGTCACACAATACAGGTTTAAAAGAATCTTTAGCCGCGTTAATGAAGGTTGACGGAGAGGAAATAGTGAAATTTCTGCAG GATGTTTTAGATGCTTTATTTAACATCCTAATGAGTAATTCGGACAGTGATGTCTATGATGACGTGGTTTTTGAGTGccttttatatattatcgGACTCGTCTCTGATAGAAAGTATCAACACTTTCAACCAGTgttagatttatatatttccgaAAGCTTTTCTGCAACTCTGGcatataagaaattaattgctgtATTGCGTAAGCGTATAGACAACGTCAGCAACGGCGATAGTCAAGAACGAGATTTATTGCttaaaacaatgaaaaatcTGCAATATTGCATGAGATTTATTGTTGAGTCTCGTCTTTTATTTACTGA gttaAATCAGGATGAAGAAGAATTCTCACAGACTTTAACCGATTTATTACGATCTATCGTAAATCTTATGAGTCATGAAACAGATGGTACTCTATTGGTTCAAGGAGCCTGTCTCAAGTATCTACCAACGACAATACCTCATTTATTAAGAGTTTACAGCGGCAAACAATTGAGTACAATTTTAACAGATTTACTCGTGACTCTACCAACAGGTAGATTAACCAAGCAAAAAATGATGACTGTAAATGACATCGTTCACAGTCCGGTTTTCTTAAATGTGGACTGTAGAGCGATTTTATTACCAAGAATTACTATACTTGTGAGAGACTTATTGGAGGCCAAAGAGGAG GGGCTATCGAGTACGCCTGGAAAGAGCGTGGCGAAGGTAGCCAGGCTGCTCGGTGAAAATCGACATCGGCTCAACCAACACCGCGGCTACTCTGAAGAG GTGGAATTATGCGTCAAAATATTATCTGACATCCTGGAATTAACTTTCAGAAAAGATGTAGGTAATACAGTTTCAGATGTCAAGGAAATAATGTTAACAGCCTTACGCACTATTATACAAACAGTTATATCAATGGACAGAGAAAATCCATTAGTTGGAAATTTAGTATCCGTGATGCTGGCAATATTCAg aCAAATGACGCAACATCATTATGAAGTGTACATCAATCATTTTGGAACCAAAATTGATTTACTGGACTTTCTTATGGAGATATTATTAGTCTTTAAAGATTTGGTATCTAGAAGTGTATTCCCAGGAGATTGGTGCGAAATGATTATGCTTCAAAATAACATTATTCTAAATTCCTTAAGATATTTCTCGGCAACGATtagagattatttttttaccgaGTTTGAACATCAAGcatggtcaaatttttttcactgCGCTATTGCGTTTTTGACTCAGCCCGCCTTACAGTTGGAAACATTTACATCAGCGAAACGAAATCGTATTATTAATCGTTACAAAGATATGCGCAG AGCAACTGTGTTCGAAATTAGATCTATGTGGTTCAACTTAGGTCAACACAAAATACTGTTTGTGCCTACTTTAGTTGGTGCCGTACTGGAAATGGCATTAATACCCGATACTGAATTAAGAAAAGCTACTATACCTATTTTTTTCGATATGATGCAATGCGAGTACTACAGTTCGCGTATAGTGGAAGGATATGGGGATACTAAACGTGATCCTGCTCATATCAAAGCTAATTTTACGGAATATGAAAACGAGATGATTGCAAAATTAGACATTCta GTCGAAGGAGGTAGAGGCGATGAACAGTTTCGTATGCTTTGGTCGGACGTTATGAGTTCTTTATGCGAGAAACATTCTACAATGAGAGAGCAAGGCTTACGTTTCGTTGACACTATAGCTAGACTTATGGAACGCTTATTACAATATCGTGATATTATTCACGCAGAATCCCAAGAACATCGTATGCTTTGTACTGTAAATTTATTGGAATTCTATTCTGAAATTAACagaaaagaaatgtatatcag ATACGTAAATAAATTGTGTGAATTACATCTAGAATGCGATAATTATACAGAAGCAGCTTATTCTTTAAAGCTTCACAGTCAGTTATTAGCATGGAGTGATCAACCTTTGTCAccattattaatttcacacAG atatcCGTTATGTCAAACACATCGAGAATTGAAAGAAGCATTGTACAATGATATTATcgattattttgataaaggGAGAATGTGGGAGTGCGCCCTTGCCGTTTGTAAGGAACTAGTTTCGCAATATGAAGAAGAAACATTTGATTATTTGCAACTATCTGTATTATTAAGACGTATGGCAAAATTTTATGATTGTATAGTAAAACAGTTAAGACCTGAACCGGAATATTTCAGAGTTGCGTATTATGGCAAAGGACATCCTGCTTTTCTTCAAAATAAG gTATTTGTTTATCGAGGAAAAGAATACGAACGACTTAGCGATTTTTGCACAAGAACATTGAATCAGTTGCCAAATGCAGAACAAATGAATAAATTGTCTCCACCTACTACAGAAATGTTAGAATCATATCATCAGTACGTACAAATCAATAAGGTAGAACCACTGATGGATGAAAAGAGGCATCGACTGAGTGGTAAACCAGTTACCGCGGAAGCAGTTTTAAG ATATCATCGTGTAAACGATGTCCAACGCTTTAGATTTTCAAGACCTGCTCCAAGAAAGGAGATTGCAACATataatgagaaagaaaaagaaataaatactaACGCTAACATTAGCAACGAGTTTGCTTCATTGTGGTTGGAAAGAACAGTACTTGTGACAAGCTACCCATTACCGGGAATTCTTCGATGGTTTCCTGTGACATCTAGCGAGACATACTTAGTCAGTCCCTTAAGAAATGCGATTGAAACCATGGAAGCTACGAACACGGCGCTGAGGGACCTCATTATTGCTAAcaa AAGTGATCCCAGTCTTCCATTAAACCCTCTGAGCATGAAATTGAACGGCATATTAGATCCAGCTGTTATGGGTGGCGTCGATAACTATGAAAAGGCTTTTCTCAACGCGGAATACAGAGATAATCATCCAGAAGAGAGTTCAGATCTTCTTAAATTAGAAGGACTTATTGCAGAGCAAATTCCTCTACTCAGTGTTGGTCTACAGTTACACAAAACACGAGCACCCATCGAATTAGCACCGTTTCATCAACGTTTAGAGCAGTGCTTTACGTCGATGCGTACTCAAGTAGAAGCTAAATATGGAAAACGG ACCTGCGACTTGCAAATTGAAAGCCTAACGCAAACCGTAACAATGAGAAGACCACCAACTTCGAGAGGAGATAATTACTGTGTGTCCGAatcaaatatgaataattcagA GAATAACTCCATGCGTTCGCATATCTTGTCAACGGCCTCTTTGCAAAAAGCACTGGGAAATCCGAACATACAAGGAACAtacaagaagaagaaagacgcAAAACGTAGAAGTTCACGAAAAAGTAATTCTGCCACAATAACAAAGATCGATCAACCAACCAGCCAGTGGTATACCACAACCGAAATATCTCATAGTTCAATTCAGCAGACAGCGTCGTCTGTCACATCGTTGTCTAATTTACATTCAGCACATGTGTTCGAACTTCGACAAgag CTAACACCAAAACGTCCTCTAAGATCAGAAgctgagaaagaaagaagaatgaGTAATCGTTGGTCTGGCCAATCTCATTATTTAAGAAGCATCAGTAACGGATTGGAATCCAGTAGTTTAGGAAAAGGAAATAGAGATAGCGTCGGTACAACTGACAGCACAGCATCTGAAGACGATCCACCACCACCTTTGCCAATAAAAATGCGCGAAGCCGATTATTGTAATCTTCCGGAGGAGCTGTCTACTGATCGATGCACAGTTACATTGAATAATCTCAATAAGTCTTCGGGACAATTAAAGAACAAATTGCCGACTCCAACTGACAACGATGTAGATGGTCATTCTAAACCACCAACACCACCACCAAAACCGAAGAGATCGACTCATAACTTGAACAAGAATATACTCGCCTCTAACAATGACACTTTATCCGTTGAAGAATCGGCgactatataa